From a region of the Sphaerodactylus townsendi isolate TG3544 linkage group LG16, MPM_Stown_v2.3, whole genome shotgun sequence genome:
- the PSPH gene encoding phosphoserine phosphatase isoform X1, producing the protein MAQHRVQCGNLQNDLILFPHNRKVLKRMSSLTEMKEIFHNADAVCFDVDSTVIREEGIDELAKFCGVGDAVAEMTRRAMGGSVTFQAALTARLGLIRPSYEQVQKLISEHPPQLTPGIRELVSRLHQRGVQVFLVSGGFQSIVDHVAMQLNIPTANVYANRLKFYFNGEYAGFDETQPTAESGGKGKVISYLKEQFQFKKVVMIGDGATDMEACPPADCFIGFGGNVVRKQVKEKAKWYITHFDELLKELEER; encoded by the exons ATGGCTCAGCACAGGGTGCAGTGTGGCAATCTCCAAAATGACCTGATCTTGTTCCCGCACAACAGGAAGGTCCTCAAAAGGATGTCCTCGCTCACAGAGATGAAGGAGATCTTCCACAACGCCGACGCCGTTTGCTTCGATGTCGACAGCACGGTCATCCGAGAGGAAGGCATCGACGAGCTGGCCAAGTTCTGTGGCGTTGGAGATGCGGTGGCAGAAAT GACACGCAGAGCTATGGGCGGCTCAGTAACATTCCAGGCAGCTCTAACGGCACGGCTGGGCCTCATCCGACCATCCTATGAACAGGTGCAGAAGCTAATATCAGAGCATCCGCCTCAGTTAACTCCAGGAATCAG GGAACTGGTCAGCCGACTCCATCAGCGAGGCGTCCAGGTCTTTCTCGTCTCAGGAGGGTTTCAGAGCATCGTGGATCATGTTGCCATGCAGCTGAACATCCCGACAGCCAACGTGTATGCCAATCGGTTGAAGTTCTACTTTAATG GGGAGTATGCAGGCTTTGATGAGACGCAGCCGACAGCCGAGTCTGGTGGCAAAGGAAAAGTGATTAGCTACCTCAAAGAGCAGTTCCAGTTTAAGAAGGTTGTGATGATTGGAGATGGAGCCACAGACATGGAAGCCTGCCCCCCTGCG GACTGTTTCATTGGATTTGGAGGCAACGTGGTACGGAAACAAGTAAAAGAAAAGGCCAAATGGTACATCACTCACTTCGATGAGCTGTTGAAAGAACTGGAGGAGCGATAA
- the PSPH gene encoding phosphoserine phosphatase isoform X2, with the protein MSSLTEMKEIFHNADAVCFDVDSTVIREEGIDELAKFCGVGDAVAEMTRRAMGGSVTFQAALTARLGLIRPSYEQVQKLISEHPPQLTPGIRELVSRLHQRGVQVFLVSGGFQSIVDHVAMQLNIPTANVYANRLKFYFNGEYAGFDETQPTAESGGKGKVISYLKEQFQFKKVVMIGDGATDMEACPPADCFIGFGGNVVRKQVKEKAKWYITHFDELLKELEER; encoded by the exons ATGTCCTCGCTCACAGAGATGAAGGAGATCTTCCACAACGCCGACGCCGTTTGCTTCGATGTCGACAGCACGGTCATCCGAGAGGAAGGCATCGACGAGCTGGCCAAGTTCTGTGGCGTTGGAGATGCGGTGGCAGAAAT GACACGCAGAGCTATGGGCGGCTCAGTAACATTCCAGGCAGCTCTAACGGCACGGCTGGGCCTCATCCGACCATCCTATGAACAGGTGCAGAAGCTAATATCAGAGCATCCGCCTCAGTTAACTCCAGGAATCAG GGAACTGGTCAGCCGACTCCATCAGCGAGGCGTCCAGGTCTTTCTCGTCTCAGGAGGGTTTCAGAGCATCGTGGATCATGTTGCCATGCAGCTGAACATCCCGACAGCCAACGTGTATGCCAATCGGTTGAAGTTCTACTTTAATG GGGAGTATGCAGGCTTTGATGAGACGCAGCCGACAGCCGAGTCTGGTGGCAAAGGAAAAGTGATTAGCTACCTCAAAGAGCAGTTCCAGTTTAAGAAGGTTGTGATGATTGGAGATGGAGCCACAGACATGGAAGCCTGCCCCCCTGCG GACTGTTTCATTGGATTTGGAGGCAACGTGGTACGGAAACAAGTAAAAGAAAAGGCCAAATGGTACATCACTCACTTCGATGAGCTGTTGAAAGAACTGGAGGAGCGATAA